A part of Entelurus aequoreus isolate RoL-2023_Sb linkage group LG03, RoL_Eaeq_v1.1, whole genome shotgun sequence genomic DNA contains:
- the gjb3 gene encoding gap junction protein beta 3, giving the protein MDWKTFQALLSGVNKYSTAFGRVWLSVVFVFRVMVYVVAAERVWGDDQKDFDCNTKQPGCANVCYDYYFPISHIRLWALQLIFITCPSFMVVMHVAYRKERERKHQAKHGEGPKLYSNTGQKHGGLWWTYLISLFVKTGIEIAFLYILHHIYNSFYLPRLVKCEVSPCPNTVDCYIGHPTEKKVFTYFMVGASALCIILNICEIIYLIAKRLVMILNKRKKGRQNFPTWPQDEAFNNGVRPSSKMDLEDKLPPNMDLEDKLPPNMDLEDKPPSFNSANKPEYRLSKLKLDDKLRSSLPNLSIPY; this is encoded by the coding sequence ATGGACTGGAAGACCTTCCAAGCCCTCCTAAGCGGGGTGAACAAGTACTCCACTGCATTCGGCCGTGTTTGGCTCTCGGTGGTGTTTGTCTTCAGGGTGATGGTGTACGTGGTGGCGGCTGAGAGGGTGTGGGGCGACgaccagaaggactttgactgCAACACCAAGCAGCCCGGCTGCGCCAACGTCTGCTACGACTACTACTTCCCCATCTCCCACATCCGCCTGTGGGCGCTGCAGCTCATCTTCATCACCTGCCCATCCTTCATGGTGGTGATGCACGTGGCGTACCGCAAAGAACGCGAGCGCAAGCACCAAGCCAAGCACGGCGAGGGCCCTAAGCTGTACAGCAACACGGGCCAGAAGCACGGCGGCTTGTGGTGGACGTACCTCATAAGCCTTTTTGTCAAGACGGGTATCGAAATCGCCTTCCTTTATATCCTGCACCACATCTACAACAGCTTCTACCTGCCCAGGCTGGTCAAGTGCGAGGTGTCGCCGTGCCCCAACACGGTGGACTGCTACATCGGCCACCCCACCGAGAAGAAAGTCTTCACCTACTTCATGGTGGGGGCCTCGGCGCTCTGCATCATCCTCAACATCTGCGAGATCATTTACCTCATCGCCAAGCGGCTCGTAATGATTCTGAACAAGCGCAAGAAGGGAAGACAGAACTTCCCCACGTGGCCACAAGACGAAGCCTTCAACAATGGCGTCCGGCCTTCGTCCAAGATGGACCTGGAGGACAAGCTTCCGCCCAATATGGACCTGGAGGACAAGCTTCCGCCCAATATGGACCTGGAGGACAAGCCGCCGTCGTTCAATTCGGCAAACAAACCAGAGTACAGACTTTCCAAGCTGAAGCTGGACGACAAGCTCCGGTCTTCACTACCGAACTTGTCCATTCCTTACTGA